gacttcaaaagtgtcatcaacaccgcggacaaagactgcgagttgggcagtgtcggtgatgtctgtggtctcaccaagagcgactgagtatacaatatgaaataatatatatgaaacattttgctttcttgcacagctgatcataaatgtcacttgacaggtcagaaatgcgctctgctacggtgttggcagaaaggctgatgttgctaaactgacctttcttttctggacagacaatacttgcagcctgtaatatgcacatttttaaaaattcaccttctttgaatggctttcctgctttagcaatcatctcactaaccacgtagctagcttcgactgctgcgtcattctctttggttgctttcttaaagaaattttgttgcctcagtagatatgttttaagattagcaacccggctgactctctcatctccctggtattttgcatactcgtcagcatgtctagttgtgtaatgacgtttcaaattgtattctttgtgcactgcaactttctctgtgcaaataagacacgttgggctgcctctgtgggagcgagagaggagaagatataacagtatcaaactcgggccgcactagcatgaaactttgatattgaggtgggggccgcaaacttttgtccggcgggccgcagttggcccgcgggccgcgagtttgagacccctgatgtagacactttgtaaatgcagtGAACTCCACCATCTGGAGGTGtgttatatcgataaaatattatcacagatttattttcatgCCTCTTCTAAatctacaaatttattttcggagtcgactttggcgcaaaatacagaCGATTTGTAGCCTCGccgctattttaatcacacgaCTGAGAAGTCTCGTTCACGACGAGAACTTACGTTTCgcgagattttagtcttgacggATGACCACAGTTCTTTGTCTTCCTGACGATTAGAAAAATGCCGGGGAAGcgttcttttcaggagaactgggtaaaggaagaaaaataaagactggttgatataagactctaaagataaacattgtgcacgatgtgctgcctacGGAATATCCTTATATCTTtcgtcaatgggcgaaagtgttttgaagaaaaaataaataaatggactTATgtttgacagtttcgactcattccatttTTGGTTTAGCAtcaggatcacactcttttcattcttcaacAGGAGCCGGTTCCACTGCTCGGGCGAAGGCCTAACCCAGCGTGCAtgggctttgggtgtttgaacggcccctatagggaagtgagactttgggatgggaagcgtgtaattcgatcctaaattgacgcgtccatcgcgctttttttcttcagccgctctcgatttggtagccacgtgatcgtgtcgcatccttccaCCCGCTGTTACCCTCCCCCCTCTTTCGCCATCGCCGCGTGTAGCTACAAGTCATGATACGGGGTTAATCAGAGGTCACATCGGCTTTGACCGGCgcgcagacattttgaactgtacgtccatcttcaagtgaaacaccgccgatttctgaagtaagtcttaataaagttaagtgaaagatgccattaaaacaactatactttataacagtggatagtcatgaataatttatgatcatatataagtattgtagtgctttttgtgaaatgtttcacgtgttgtacccggcaggtctcacacatacatcgctagcaactcgcttttacatgacgctgtcttctatatgtgctgtaaataatttaaatggtttaaccatatccttcttgttgtaaataatcaaattgtttaatcgtatctcttgccttctaattgcacgtatttactaattacagaaacgaaatgttgagcgcgaatacgattggcagaagcaagaggacagtgcatgatgggttcaaattaactagtcaagaggtaaagtacacacacacacaatctctcgtatcattgatgattaacttcgaagttgaaatctatgacatgaactcattgagtcatgcttgaaattcgtcgtctgctttctcaataacagtggtgcggcgattaccaaacgtttgtgtccgtcttggtgcattctaggggaaagcaacgagacaatcacattgctttctgaacaactaaattttggaaaattaatgcaaagcaaaagaaagaattttatttttgtacttatacactttgaaattaaaacaaaatgtatgaaatccaatgctatgcaatgaactttgtcaaagtctgtcatttttctaacaatcacttatctgatcacatatattttctttgtctttaaaatgctgcatgccattttttcagtttattttacatgatttacaaaaagaactaattataacaatctttaattgcagatcacactgactaggtctggctcagtgaattttaccagtaagtttattttgtctccctctatgatttcatgaggatcactatacaagcacaggttttgtgtttttagtggtctacatgcacatccttattatatccatctaaacattttctgttaattaaaaaaattgtcaatagacttacatccatagttttgttttgtcattactttaaagactaaaagtaacattttgatttcaaatacatttttgaacagagttctcagcaaagttgatgagcagagcaaaacactacagaatgtagttcacaaactgaatcaggtcaccctgcttcttcaaaatatggggaaagaggagctgatgaagaaaggaattagaacaaaagtggtatgtcatttaagtataatgtgttagtactagacaccttttttaatgttacctttagctttagctaatatatcagttaatatgtatgttatgctttacagtcttgataaacatttaacaaacaggcaggcatagcatcggcttacaggttaactctcctgacaagaatgtgtggtcagtgtaatatttgcattaaaaataatacacattttatgaagtacaaaataatgtagtattttatatgcatagattttatttataaaataattctgtcacttgcttttcatggtgtcaaaatgagcagtctgtgtgtctattaactatgaccataaaattgttttactttcataaagaatagctttgattaaactcttgattaacttggtgattttgagtcacttaatgccattatttctctgaagtcccactaggtttatttaagagactgggtctggtttgtagctatattcatcatgcaaccattgatccctcatcagtggagtagggttcagcattatatcttaaacttatccaatccagtgaattaatttatttcgcatttgtattgtagtattttacatggtggaaacaactaaagattttttttaacaggttcagcacctctcgtgcacggagaattttaaaacggctgctatcttcagagttggctcagtggaaccaaaggggaaaaagtttccagtcacttcagctgagaagtatattaattggtgtgtagtttttgtttggttttgatttctttgaggtgtacgtcaatatgaacttaaaaggacaagtttccgaacaatttaaaaaaaaatagtgaatctaagtattattttctctacatttacaaatttattattgtgtacaatagcatttaagtctaccttacaatttctatttgtgcacagctgcagtccaagagacatggattgaggaatgattcgaagggtgatgccatctaatggtgagtggaattacaaaatgagtttgtcaagttaaaattattaatgtgagcattgttttattcttcgtggatttattcagtaggcctgtttactttactttttgtactaaagattaattggttactttcagaacttattatacacacaaatggccatcaagacattaccgtttaaaaatctttttattccactcttgttcaagttcttgtaatctcactagtaattagtagatttatgaaagctttaactcttttctttacacaaggctaaaggcggtcaaacccccctgtacgcatgaatttaacctttttcaaaaaattattaaaaaataactaaacaagatagaacagaaatttaaattgattatgacagatcaaaatgtgtagaagtggaacaattttaccgtaatcttgctcgtgaactcacttttatgataatccaaccaaaattaggtatattatgtgaagtttggaaaaatttttttttttttttacacatttcaaacaaaaaattcgggagcagatgaaaaccatttttacaccattcgtggtcaaattctccttcatctgaagcaggaatatcctctgggatgttctttcttttgttattcgacgtttcagatgcatgatgttcgcaatgtgtaccatcgaaaaggacaggtagtgtagaatatcggcgagactttcgttcaaacgtacgtccttcgtcatgtaagggagataattgtgttcataaaggcctaaactatcttatttattaattttttctttaaaccacgagctgtaaaggcctaaaaaaaaattacaacaatgcataagcccaatgtaaatactgcgtaacaagtgagcagggcaaaatcggccaccgtgttgagtgcataaagaaagagttaagcttcatctatgtgagaggttagttctacttacatagcaaaaatcaaaatatgtaaatgcattgtaacttttttctttcttctacagggattccaccactcatggatcgatttttggtgtcatatttttctatcttttatgtaaattgtttgactttatgttataaataattatttcaaaaataactttcatggggtaaaaaattattgactgcaatttttatgtaaataattggaatgaatgcttatgttcaaaaacaatttaaatgcttaaataatgtaaactgttaaaatagttttttggtgtaaataataaaattgtttaatgatatctcttgcctactatttatgcgttgtgaggaaacgagattttgaaaagctgttgaatgttttcttcatggtgtgcaagcctgtgtaccagtgtaagtaaaagtgagaaagggtgaggaatgcagcaagaggggagtgggagttgggagtttgatgggaaaacacgacttctcatgggcgatcagtgggtatgcaatggttttttcgtgggaaggtgggtgggtctttcgtgggaaaacatggcaacccgtgggaattccctacgaggtccccttagggtcccgcctccaaaacccgagagggacccaactttcttcccgaagaggtcccatgagggacccaagagttcttgcaggctgggaagtCTGGACGTAGCAAGGGACAATAGTCACATGCTTTCAATCATTAAATAATGCGTCATCTGGGTTATCAGTGTAAGAATGTCACAAATTTAATACAACCTTTGACTGAACACAtgctatatttgtaaatatttacatttcaatgctcttcatttgtctttgcactcAGCGCACTTCAATGTGCCAACCCAATGCAGGCATTCACCTTATAACAGCAGTCAACTCTATGCCCAACCACAAGATGCTGGACTCCCCTGTGTACAATGGACCCTACCAAAGCCTCTCTCCCCCCTGTTCAATGCACCCCACCAACCCATGACCTACTACCGTTACTAGAATGTTTTCACCAACGACTCGCAACATGATTTGAAAGCAAAGGGTCTCTAACAGTTCCTAGTCTCTTGTGTCGCTGTATCGTAGGGACGACTGTAAACCAACTTGTGTCTCAGCTGTGAAACTCTCCTCCCAACCTTCATCGGATTGTCGGTGTCGCCTGAACAATAACACGTGGTGTGTTCGCAGAAGTGGTCAAACGACATTACCGCCCCTGCCTAAAGGTAAGCCGCCTCGATTTAAAACATTCTGATGTTGTTTTTAGGCCTTGAACTCTACCAGACGTTTTCATTCTACCTAAACGCAAATCTAAGGTCTAAcctaaatgtaacaaattaacATACACAGCTttcaataataatgaaaaagagtAAAGCATACAGATGACCTCAAAAATGATCTCACTTtataaagacttaaaaaaacttTAGTAGCAGTATGTTATAATAATGTATTGTCATAAGTGGGCTATTTACATGTAAATATTACAATTCAGTATCCACTGTTAATTgaaatatgaatgaagaaatgtcaTTTTGAGGTGATACATTGTACTTGCCTATTCACATACTGCCATTACAAAATCCACTTTCTGTTGGTTTAACGAATCTGCAGTTGGTTCCTTTATGAAATCTTATCTTGTCATGTGAATATAACTGTCATGCCTGAACAccaaaataatgacaattttttaaatggaaagcaATACTGTATTTCATATTAAGTCATGAAAAGTAATCATGGAGTATTAATGAGGTTTTCAGTATCGaactgtttttgaaaaaaaaagtctgtgtcAGTGTGGTATTTTGACTTTAACATATTACACTGTTTATTTAAgaactgtattaaaaaaaaaatcaagagaaggTAAAAGGTGTaagatataattaatatattgttaCATTGTAATATTGCAGGTTTTTGCTAAAGCGCCAGGGGCTGAGTCTCAGAAGATTAAGGAGCTGAGGACGTGTGCAGTTTCACTCAGATTGTACTTTAACAATTCAAAAAGAAGAATCTAATGTAATATAAGAAGAGGAAGCTATGTCTGCCATAAACAATCCAGTCCAGGTCTCATGTATACACAGCATAAAGACTGAACTGAGGTCTGTAGCTGATCTACAAGAAGACCTAAATGATAATGTAACGCTTAAGACAGAAAgcacattttcttcttatacAGATATGACATATTGCTCACAAATTAGCTGTGTGCAGCTTGGAAACATTTCTGGTCCAGTTTACATGAAACCTGAACATGCTTGGGATATTCCTCAATCAAACTGTAAACATGAGAATACTGTAAAACTGGAGTTCATCTCTCAAGTTGCCATTGATTGTATTAAAACTGAGCAAGATCCTGGTTCAGAACTTCATCCTATAAAAGCCGAGTGTGCTGCACACATTGAGCACTCAGACTGCAGTCATGAGAGTGCTGTGAAAGTGGAGTGCCACTGTCAAGATGTTACCTGTTCAATTAAGTCTGAGCAGGATCTTGTGCAGTGTGCGAAGACAGAGGAGCAGCTTGTATTtaagcaagaagaacaagatgatAGTCATATTGTGAAGACTGAGACAGGTTGGCCTGGTCAGCATACAATGAGGCAGAATAACATTGATGAGAATTGTCAAGAAATCAGTGTTGCTAGATGCATAACTCCTGAGGTGACAGATATTATGAGAGAAAATCAACATCAGACACATGCAACTGTTACTAAAGTCACCATTGATTCCACAACAGGAAGTAGAAGTGATGCCAAACCTTATCAGTGCaaagtgtgtttatgttctttcagtttttttaccCTACTCCAGAAACACAAGATGATGCACTCTGATTTTAAAGCTTACAATTGTACTCCATGTAGTGTTGTCTTAGAAAGAATAGATACTTTTAAACAGCATAAGGAAACTAACAGTAATAAGAGATCTGACCACACTggtgagagacctcaccagtgtaatgtatgtcatgtagctttcaaaagattacaTTCTCTAAAAATACatatggtgactcacagtgatttGAAGCCTTaccagtgtactgtatgtcctttatctttcaaaagattagatgTCCTAAAACAGCACATAATGACCCACAGTGATAAGAGACCTTACCAGTGTTCTGTCTGTCATGTAACCTTCAAAAGACCTAGTTCCctaaaaaagcacatggtgaatcacagtgatgtgaaatcttaccagtgcagtatatgtaatatttctttccagttttcaagtgattttaaaaaacacatggtgacccacagtgatgagagacctcaccagtgttcTGTCTGTCATGTAGCCTTTAAAACACCTCGTGCcctaaaacagcacatggtgactcatAGTGATTTGAAACCTTaccagtgtactgtatgtcatgtagctttcaaaagattaccTAACCTAAAAGAGCACATGGTGagtcacagtgatgagagacctcaccagtgttcTGTCTGTCATGTAGCCTTCAAAAGAGCTAAAGCCCTAAAAAAGCACATGCTGACTCACCATGATGTGAAATCTTACCAGTGCAGCGCATGTAAGAAAACTTATAGGCGGTCATCTGAGTTAAAAAGACACATGCTTATCCACAGTGATGCTACCTCATCAGTGCCATCAGTGTAGAGCTAGTTCCAAGCAGAGGTAGTATTAATTAACACAACATGATAATTAACAGCAATGGAAATCTCATGACTGCAGTGTATGTGAACAACCACATGGTATGCTATTGATGAGAGACCTTATGAGTAATGTATGTAAAGCTTTTTTTGGACATTTTGTCAGTGCCCTAATTTTTGTATACTTTGTACTAATCCATGACGTATTAGAGAGGTGATTTGTCTACCAGAGAAATAGCTTGTCTTTTCAAAGAACATGTACTGATATTGATGGGTATCTTTGTGTTCAGTGTGTAAAGCTCCCAACCCCTATAAATGCACATGATAATTCAACATGTACCACACTTAGCACTTTTTTGGTATATTTTTTCCCTACTTTATATGCATTGTCAAAGATGTCATGTCTTTTTGAAAGTAATGAAAATGCAAGATACACTGAACTGTACTTTAGTTAGTTTGTTGTATTCTACGCTATCTCTGATAATTGCAAATAAATGATCAGTGAGTTTACTTGTTTGAATTGTTGTCATGATGGATTCTTGTTAATGTTAGTAACAAAAAGGATAAATGAATAAACCGAATATCCAGTGTGAATTCAACTTCTTGTTTAATTAAGACAGCAAAATTCTATGCATGATACTGATACAGAAGAGTGGGcttttttttgaaatggttttgCCCATTTGAGGGAAAGAAGGAGTACATGGTGCTAACTTTTACAAGCGGTCAGTAAGGAACCGCTTTTTTAGACACAGAAACTGCTTCCTATTTGTATCGCTGGTCTACTTTCTGCACAAATTAAGCAAACATAAGTTTTTACACAATTAACAACCAAATTAGAggctttttatgattttctttttacattgaATTCTGAGACTGAGGCATCTTGGGTGAGTTATAGGAAAACGATTAGAGAAGTTACATAAAGACGAAACCACTTTTAGTATGTCTGTTTTACAGTAGGAGTAGAATGTTTGAAGAAACGTTTGCGTGCGCGCacgcgcatgtgtgtgagactagttttctgaaaatatttaccCTATGATAAAATGAACTGCTTCTTTCTGTTGGTGTGTGGCTTACTGTGTAAGTAAGACCAGATGAGATAAGCAGCGTGTCTAGAAAACTGATGAGTGGTTTTGTTCCCCTTAGGTAGCCCTCGGGTGCCAAACAGTCAAATTCTTTTAACCTCCCAGTTGCTGGTAACTGTTATCCCCGGGTGATCCACATCAGCTCTATGCATTTGGAATGTCCATGACAAGATGTGCAGAATACTGAGGCAGAGGAGTTTCATCATGTCTACAAATGTTTATTGTCATCACATATTTGTACCCAGATGACACAATATGTAAAGAATGTAAGAACCATATTTGTgtgatttcatttatttcttagtATTATAGATTTCATTAGTAACCCTTTCTTTTCATACACTATAAATGCATTGCCTAATCAAACagcaattaaattaaaaatgatggAAAACGGTTTCCATCAAAGGAAGAATATGGAAAATTCTATGTCTGGGAAAAGCTTTTTATGTAAAAAGTAGTATGCGCCTGTTtctaaaacagttaaaaaaaattctcacgTTTAGCTTTTATATTTGAGTGAGATCCAAATGAAGTTGGAGAAAATTTTTACTCTTGACCAGGGACAGTAAAATTATCGCCGCTTACACTCCACCCCAGGCACATTCTCTTGATTCGGAAATCACTTTCACTTGTAAAAATAAGGTTGACTTCAGGGTGAACGAAACGAGTACATCGCAAAGGGGGATAATTCAGTCGATTGACAATCAGGGGACGGTACTCTTACATTTTTCCCAAACAGAAGATAAACTCAGCTGCAATCAAAGGCAGAATACCTTATGCTTATCGAAATCCAGCAATTTTTGAATTTCGCTGTAGTCTACAATGCTACAAATTTCCAGGTGATAAAATCTGCAATTCCAAAGAAAATCTATCAAATTAAGAGAGAAGAGTAAAGGTAGTTGGATAAGAAATAAACTGATACCTACCTTGTGTAACTGGGTTGTCCTAATAAGTGGATGAAGACTAAAAATAGTTGTCAATCTAGAAAGGTCCATACATCTTATTGTGAAAGGGATGCAaagtttgtttctgtctttaaaatgaAGCACACGAAAAAAAGCCTagagatttactgaaatcttcagTTCCATTGGCCGACCATATCAAACGACTTTGTGGGTCAGATGTTTTTAACTCCTgctttaaaataactttaatttatttctttacaaaaccGAGAACATTGCAGctctatgctccttgaggagtaacaaggaataaacaacagcacaaataaaagataaatacagaaaacgaaggagaggagtgacatggttTCGCTGTTGCTGTTTACAGAAAGACTATTCATAAGCATTTTTATGGGACAACTTAAAATGACAACACCGAACGCCCATTGCTACAACAAGAAGCGGACTcggcatcaagcagacgacgggTGACGTAGCGTGgacatgacgtcaggcgttgctacagtcagcgaaaaaaaaaatgcctcgACCTTCCCCCGcgaaccggataaaaatagcctggattatgacgtcagacgtcgtctgctgtcagccttACCGGGGCGTCCCCATGGCTAAGAGTAAGGTTGGCATagaaacatggctgacacgtGACAGTCAGGACATGCACTTTTGGATCACGAGCAGTTTACATATCGTCAACATATTTCACGAGAACTTCATGCTTGAGATCCTCCACAACCTTTACACTTCCATGTCCATGGGTGGAGGGCCGACTAGCAGCCGACACTTAGCAGACGACATCCACCTGACAGCACGCACCGACAGACAACTGCAAGactttaccaacagactgacagacagctcaaACATACGCGGAATGTCGACCAGCTGTGATGACATTTCCTGAGAGtgatgtcaatatttatctaatcaacagtacaaacaatgcaaagtcacaaaaacattaaagtaaaTTAGAAATCATTCACGGCTTGCTGAAGACATCCCACAAATAATCCACATGCGTACGGACACACAGGTGCACGGACTATCAATAATATTTGTAGTAATTACAATTTTTCATACATCGTCATCtcttgtaaagaaataaagaaaattaagcaAAAGATGTCATTTGCACGTAAAGTAATTTTATCGAGAAAaagtattaaatttttttgtcttcaagtTGCAAATGTTTCCGTTGTTCGttggtatgaaaaaaaaaaaagaacacatgaacacattcTTCAGTTccaagtaattttttaaaaattgtccttattttccataaataattttttcttcgtGTTCAAGGATGTATGTGGGAGGGCCGTTGCATTGCATTTTCTGACATTCGTTAAAATTAATTGAATGAGAAAAAGTATTTCACGCATTCTTAAAGCTTTTTATCTTCTATTAAATAATCCTTTTTTTGTACGACTACTTATCATCATAATCGTGAAGATGACTAGAAATggtaaaagaaggaaaaacacaTTTCGATGTGTACgaacatacaaaaaaatagtCAACAGATTACCGACATAACCaaggaattaaaaatgtattgttaaTTACAGTAAAATAGATAAACGAAGAAATATAGAATTTATTGACCAACGTCTTTTTTTAAGAGATCTTGCATGCTTTGAAATCTTTTAACAGatgaaattaaattaatttgtgAAGTAAGTTGATCAATCTtgggattttctttcttcagataaaaattatttttatttgttagaaATATAACGAATGAgag
The sequence above is a segment of the Pomacea canaliculata isolate SZHN2017 linkage group LG6, ASM307304v1, whole genome shotgun sequence genome. Coding sequences within it:
- the LOC112566364 gene encoding zinc finger protein 883-like; amino-acid sequence: MSAINNPVQVSCIHSIKTELRSVADLQEDLNDNVTLKTESTFSSYTDMTYCSQISCVQLGNISGPVYMKPEHAWDIPQSNCKHENTVKLEFISQVAIDCIKTEQDPGSELHPIKAECAAHIEHSDCSHESAVKVECHCQDVTCSIKSEQDLVQCAKTEEQLVFKQEEQDDSHIVKTETGWPGQHTMRQNNIDENCQEISVARCITPEVTDIMRENQHQTHATVTKVTIDSTTGSRSDAKPYQCKVCLCSFSFFTLLQKHKMMHSDFKAYNCTPCSVVLERIDTFKQHKETNSNKRSDHTGERPHQCNVCHVAFKRLHSLKIHMVTHSDLKPYQCTVCPLSFKRLDVLKQHIMTHSDKRPYQCSVCHVTFKRPSSLKKHMVNHSDVKSYQCSICNISFQFSSDFKKHMVTHSDERPHQCSVCHVAFKTPRALKQHMVTHSDLKPYQCTVCHVAFKRLPNLKEHMVSHSDERPHQCSVCHVAFKRAKALKKHMLTHHDVKSYQCSACKKTYRRSSELKRHMLIHSDATSSVPSV